DNA from Terriglobus tenax:
GCACCAGGCTTCTTTCCGGCGACGTGAACGCCAGCGCGGAGAAGGTCAGCGGCTCGCTCGATCCCGCATACATGGTCACATACTGCGGCTTTACGCCGACGGACGAGGCAATGGCCTCCGTCGTCTTGCGCGTTTCCGTCAGATAGTAGCGGTTGCCGTTGGTCACAACGCGCTTCATCATCTCGACGGCCGCGGGCGTAGGTCCCGCCGGAAACTCATTGATATTCAGGATGACCAGATCGCTGGGCGCATCGACCAGGCCGGGATCGTTCAACGCTCCGGCGCCACCACGGGCGCCTGCTGCCATGGGCGCGGCAAAGGCATGCTTCGCAAGCGCGGCGCCGACCGGGGCAGCACCTGAGAGCTGGATAAACTTACGGCGGGACAGGGACATTGCAGACGACTCCTTCGACGGGGAGATAGACGCAGGCTGAACTGCGCCTTCACTGCTCAGAACAGGCCGTTACAAATTGTTGCGGAACGCGCAAAGTGCGCGTGTGGTTATTCTGCCCGGTCTGCGCTGCGATGTCCAGATGCAGGGAAAAAGGCGGCGGCAGGGGTGTCGCTGCCCCCGCCGCCGTGTGTGAGGGGCTAGTACGAAGCGTTATGTATGGACGCAGGAGCATGCGCGGCAAGCGGAGCTGTTCCGTTGTCCGCAAGCTTCTGGGTGTCCTTCTCTGCCAGGAGCGCTTCAATCTCCGCAGTGAATTCCTTTTTGAGCTGCTCATTGAACGCGCCGCTGGATGGCGAGGCAAAGCCCGAGTGGATCTTGCGGACCCGGCCGTCCTTACCGACAAACAGCGTGGCCGGCCAGGTGTTCAGGTTCACGGCCTGCGGCACCTTCTCCCACATCTCAGCCGGAGCGCCCGCGAGCAGGTAGGTGTACTTCACACCGTAGTGGTCAATGAAGGCTTTCTCTCGCGAGAGAGAGTCCTGCTGTTCGGGCTCTTCGAAGTCCAGCGCAATAATCTCAAGTCCCTTATCGCGATACTTCTTGTCGAGCTCCACCAGGTAGCGCGCCTCATCGTGGCAATTCGGGCACCAGGTACCGGTCACAATGGCGAGCACGACCTTGTTCTTGAAGCGAGTATCTTCGCTCGACACCAGCTTGCCATTCACGTCCGGGAACTTGAAGGCGAAGCGCTCGCTCGCATCGCGCACCGTGGTGTGCGTACCGTAGTCCTCTGGCAGCGGCAGCCCCTTCGCTCGCGCCACTTCTTCGCGATACGCCTGCAGCGGCTCAGCGGGCGTATACGCGCCTTCGGTCTTCACCTCCAGCGTGCCATCCTGCTTCGGTGTCACGCGCACCAGCAGCGGACGCGCTCCGTCAAAGTGGCTTAGCAGCCAGCTGCCGTTGTTGTAGGTTCCGGTCAGCGATCCGGTGTCGCCATCCACGCGCAGGATAGAGGCCTGTGCCTCCGCTCCGTTCTGCTTCACGATAAAGCGCCACGACTTCTCCCCCTTGGCAGTCTCGTGCGGAATCTCCCAGTTGCCTGCAATGTTTGGCACGTTTGCGGCGGCCTGAACAGCGCCGTCCTTGTGACGGCTCGCGTGGAACGGGTAATCGGCGATGTACTTCTCGCGCTCAAAGCGGCCGCGCAGCTTACCCGTCAATGCATCGCCGTTTACGTTGGCGGAGATGGTGGTGAGGTAGTGCTCAAAGTCCAGCACTACTTCGCCCTTGTTCAGCTTTGCGCTGGTCGTTGTTTCCGTCTCCTTGTCGCCGTTGAAGAGCGTTCCTTTCACCTGCTGGCCATCCTGCGAAATGTCGAGACGGAAAGGAATATCGGTCCCATTGAGCGTGAAGGCTGCATCCCAGCGGCCTGCAAGCGGTGAAGACGGTGCAGCGCCCTGGGCAAAGGCCGCGGTCGCGCTAAGCAGAACGGCGGCAAGAGCGGTGGTCCGGTTGCGAGATGTCATGGCAAAAATCTCCTAAGAATGTTCTGTTGCGTTGTCGGTTGAAGACTGCAGAAATACGGGCATGGAGTGATGGGTTGGCTATCCC
Protein-coding regions in this window:
- a CDS encoding peroxiredoxin family protein, which codes for MTSRNRTTALAAVLLSATAAFAQGAAPSSPLAGRWDAAFTLNGTDIPFRLDISQDGQQVKGTLFNGDKETETTTSAKLNKGEVVLDFEHYLTTISANVNGDALTGKLRGRFEREKYIADYPFHASRHKDGAVQAAANVPNIAGNWEIPHETAKGEKSWRFIVKQNGAEAQASILRVDGDTGSLTGTYNNGSWLLSHFDGARPLLVRVTPKQDGTLEVKTEGAYTPAEPLQAYREEVARAKGLPLPEDYGTHTTVRDASERFAFKFPDVNGKLVSSEDTRFKNKVVLAIVTGTWCPNCHDEARYLVELDKKYRDKGLEIIALDFEEPEQQDSLSREKAFIDHYGVKYTYLLAGAPAEMWEKVPQAVNLNTWPATLFVGKDGRVRKIHSGFASPSSGAFNEQLKKEFTAEIEALLAEKDTQKLADNGTAPLAAHAPASIHNASY